Proteins encoded in a region of the Aythya fuligula isolate bAytFul2 chromosome 13, bAytFul2.pri, whole genome shotgun sequence genome:
- the CAPN6 gene encoding calpain-6, producing MSSSVQLFRDQKYHELKGQCIQQGRLFEDPEFPASDESLFYQRAPPKKVEWKRPKDLCEEPHLFVNGISSHDLHQGSLGNCWFVAACSCLALRESLWQQVIPDFEEQEWDSKKPEKYAGIFRFRFWCFGKWTEVVVDDLLPTIDGKLIYCHSNVKNEFWSALLEKAYAKLAGSYEALDGGSAADAIVDFTGAVAESIDLVQGKYSEIISEQMKLFEDLLKVHKRGGLISCFITDSSGSANEVETAMGLIIGHAYSVTAIRKLHLGERLTFSFKAEKLFMIRLRNPWGKREWNGAWSDNSEEWKKVSNAERKSLGLTIENDGEFWMTFEDWCKNFTDVDICRIVNTSYFSIHKTWEKKMMHGAWAKSSEPLLNRCGGCFDNKTFLQNPQYIFDVKKMEDKVLVSLQQEDRRRYKKEGKGENIIIGFEIFKVEDNRSYRLHKLTVQERVATSPYINTRTVFLKRILKQGRYVLIPTTYLPGITTKFILRLFTDVPSKLRELTDDKPKMTCWSLLCGYPRRITQIKIHSAEGLQKQDRSGGADPYVLVKCENQKVRSPVQHDTTSAVFNTQVIFYRKNIDSPVIVQVWNSNILCDQFLGQALLAASPSDPKEQTLQLRGRGSQEADEVPGHITVKVFSSDDLVEL from the exons GATCTCTGCGAAGAACCCCACCTGTTTGTGAATGGAATCAGCTCCCATGACTTGCACCAAGGCAGCCTGGGGAACTGCTGGTTTGTGGCTGCATGCTCCTGCTTGGCTCTGAGGGAGTCCCTCTGGCAGCAG GTGATTCCAGACTTTGAAGAACAAGAATGGGACTCTAAAAAGCCAGAGAAATACGCTGGGATTTTCCGTTTCCGTTTCTGGTGCTTTGGCAAATGGACAGAGGTGGTTGTTGATGATCTGCTGCCAACAATAGACGGGAAGTTGATTTACTGCCATTCTAATGTGAAAAATGAATTCTGGAGCGCATTATTGGAGAAAGCTTATGCAAA GCTGGCTGGATCTTATGAAGCCTTGGATGGAGGCAGCGCTGCAGATGCAATTGTGGATTTCACTGGAGCAGTGGCAGAATCTATTGACTTGGTACAGGGCAAATACAGTGAGATTATTTCCGAGCAGATGAAACTGTTTGAAGACTTGCTGAAAGTGCATAAAAGAGGCGGGCTGATCAGCTGTTTCATCACG GATTCCTCTGGCAGTGCCAATGAGGTGGAGACAGCGATGGGTCTCATCATCGGTCATGCCTACTCAGTGACTGCAATTCGGAAGCTGCACCTTGGAGAAAGGCTCACATTCTCTTTTAAGGCAGAGAAGCTCTTCATGATCAGGCTGAGGAATCCCTGGGGCAAGAGAGAGTGGAATGGCGCCTGGAGTGACAA CTCTGAAGAGTGGAAGAAAGTCAGCAATGCAGAACGTAAGAGCTTGGGACTCACTATTGAGAATGATGGGGAGTTCTG GATGACGTTTGAGGACTGGTGTAAGAATTTCACTGATGTGGACATCTGCCGAATTGTGAACACTTCCTACTTCAGTATCCACAAGAcctgggagaagaaaatgatgcaCGGGGCTTGGGCAAAGAGCTCAGAGCCCCTGCTAAATCGCTGCGGTGGATGCTTTGATAACAAGACCTTCCTTCAGAATCCCCAG TACATCTTTGATGTTAAGAAGATGGAGGACAAAGTGTTGGTCTCATTACAACAGGAGGATCGGCGCAGGTacaagaaagaagggaaaggagaaaacatcaTAATTGGCTTTGAAATATTCAAG GTAGAGGATAACAGAAGCTATCGACTACACAAGCTGACCGTGCAGGAGAGAGTGGCCACATCTCCATATATCAACACACGCACCGTGTTCTTGAAAAGGATCCTTAAGCAAGGCCGCTACGTCCTTATCCCAACTACATATCTTCCTGGCATCACCACCAAGTTTATCCTGAGACTCTTCACAGATGTGCCGTCAAAACTCAG agAGCTGACAGACGATAAACCTAAAATGACATGTTGGAGTCTTCTTTGTGGCTATCCACGGAGAATCACCCAAATCAAAATTCACTCTGCAGAAGGTTTACAGAAGCAGGATAGATCAGGTG GAGCAGATCCCTACGTGCTTGTCAAGTGTGAGAACCAGAAAGTGCGCTCCCCTGTACAGCACGATACTACCAGTGCCGTCTTCAACACACAAGTGATTTTCTACAGGAAGAACATCGACAGTCCCGTCATTGTCCAG GTCTGGAACAGCAACATCTTGTGTGACCAGTTCCTTGGACAGGCGCTGCTGGCAGCTTCACCCAGTGACCCCAAAGAGCAGACTCTGCAGCTCCGAGGGAGAGGCAGCCAAGAAGCCGACGAGGTGCCAGGTCACATCACCGTCAAGGTTTTTTCCAGCGATGACCTCGTAGAGCTATGA